A region from the Lysobacter antibioticus genome encodes:
- a CDS encoding ATP-binding protein: protein MNAFLAPSAIAFAETPFTAPAHLKLALYGVIASIAEACTDGDIDDAVQAYPFLADYLEEIEREIAAGPSLSNRWKAALSEWEGRAEAQAQRLPLLALRRAGLNPLDVELLLAVGLIEEDPRFGLVFEQAQRRDNRPSFGLLMAWWRDRGDGDDRIDQVRKSLQSLIEHGLVQLSNPEAPRPDWTPSVTLAVWDGLRGELSSTRWLRHVAHAQLPQLSDYIAPVATLDGQAILDALRTGASAPALLIRGPIHNGRKTLAGALAHALDKDLLIASEAVFEDETRWRLFGTLAAMLDALPVVEADSSPGETRRLAPLPLVDTPLFVVTGRHGAWACEDRRPMLDIELPLPGPAQRQRHWSCCLPEQSVETLADLSGRMRLSSGHVRQVAAAANAFARLAQRERPQHDDLRRACRSLQTARLETLATRLQAAGSLDDLIVDDATREEIDALATRCRWREPLASGSAEVAMHGVGVRALFAGASGTGKTLAARLLAAELGKDVYRIDLSATVNKYLGETEKNLDHALSAAEELDVVLLLDEGDALMANRTEVGSSHDRYANLETNFLLQRIESFEGILLVTSNAADRIDRAFARRMDVVVNFRAPDAWRRYEILRLHLGSDACDESWLQDAASRCALSGGQWRNVVMHARLLALQSGNAIAAVHLQAALTREYRKIGANCPMRALDPPRGGPGH, encoded by the coding sequence ATGAACGCCTTCCTCGCTCCGAGCGCCATCGCCTTCGCCGAAACGCCGTTCACCGCGCCGGCACACCTCAAGCTGGCGCTGTACGGGGTGATCGCGAGCATCGCCGAGGCTTGCACCGACGGCGACATCGACGACGCCGTGCAGGCCTACCCCTTCCTCGCCGATTACCTCGAAGAGATCGAGCGCGAAATCGCCGCCGGCCCGTCCTTGTCGAACCGCTGGAAAGCCGCCTTGAGCGAATGGGAAGGCCGCGCCGAAGCGCAGGCGCAGCGCTTGCCGTTGTTGGCCCTGCGCCGCGCCGGCTTGAACCCGCTCGACGTCGAGCTGCTGCTGGCGGTCGGCCTGATCGAGGAAGACCCGCGTTTCGGCCTGGTGTTCGAGCAGGCGCAGCGGCGCGACAACCGGCCGAGCTTCGGCCTGCTGATGGCCTGGTGGCGCGACCGCGGCGACGGCGACGACCGCATCGACCAAGTGCGCAAGTCGCTGCAAAGTCTGATCGAACACGGCCTGGTGCAGTTGTCCAATCCGGAAGCGCCGCGTCCGGACTGGACCCCGAGCGTGACCCTGGCGGTGTGGGACGGCCTGCGCGGCGAACTCAGTTCGACGCGCTGGCTGCGCCATGTCGCCCACGCGCAACTGCCGCAGTTGAGCGACTACATCGCCCCGGTCGCCACCCTCGACGGCCAGGCCATCCTCGACGCCCTGCGCACCGGCGCGAGCGCACCGGCGCTGTTGATCCGCGGCCCGATCCACAACGGCCGCAAGACCCTCGCCGGCGCACTCGCCCACGCCCTCGACAAAGACCTGCTGATCGCCAGCGAAGCGGTGTTCGAAGACGAAACGCGCTGGCGTCTGTTCGGCACCCTGGCGGCGATGCTCGACGCGCTGCCGGTCGTCGAAGCCGATTCCTCGCCCGGCGAAACCCGGCGCCTGGCACCGCTGCCGCTGGTCGACACGCCCTTGTTCGTGGTCACCGGCCGTCACGGCGCGTGGGCCTGCGAAGACCGCCGGCCGATGCTCGACATCGAACTGCCGCTGCCCGGCCCGGCGCAACGGCAACGCCATTGGTCGTGCTGCCTGCCCGAGCAATCGGTCGAGACCCTGGCCGACCTGTCCGGGCGCATGCGCCTGTCCAGCGGCCACGTGCGCCAGGTCGCGGCGGCGGCGAACGCGTTCGCACGCCTCGCCCAGCGCGAGCGTCCGCAACACGACGACCTGCGCCGCGCCTGCCGCAGCCTGCAGACCGCGCGCCTGGAAACTCTGGCCACGCGCCTGCAAGCGGCCGGCTCGCTCGACGACCTGATCGTCGACGACGCCACCCGCGAAGAGATCGACGCACTGGCGACGCGCTGCCGTTGGCGCGAACCGCTCGCAAGCGGGTCGGCCGAGGTGGCGATGCACGGGGTCGGCGTGCGCGCCCTGTTCGCCGGCGCCAGCGGCACCGGCAAGACCCTGGCCGCGCGCCTGCTGGCGGCCGAGCTCGGCAAGGACGTCTATCGCATCGACCTGTCGGCCACGGTCAACAAATACCTTGGCGAAACCGAGAAGAACCTCGACCATGCCTTGAGCGCGGCGGAAGAACTCGACGTGGTGCTGCTGCTCGACGAAGGCGATGCGCTGATGGCCAACCGCACCGAGGTCGGCTCCTCGCACGACCGCTACGCCAACCTCGAGACCAATTTCCTGCTGCAGCGCATCGAGTCCTTCGAAGGCATCCTGCTGGTCACCAGCAATGCCGCCGACCGCATCGACCGCGCCTTCGCACGGCGCATGGACGTGGTGGTGAACTTCCGCGCCCCGGATGCCTGGCGACGCTACGAGATCCTGCGCTTGCACCTGGGCAGCGACGCCTGCGACGAAAGCTGGTTGCAGGACGCCGCCAGCCGCTGCGCGCTAAGCGGCGGCCAGTGGCGCAACGTGGTCATGCACGCGCGCCTGCTCGCCCTGCAGAG